In Alosa alosa isolate M-15738 ecotype Scorff River unplaced genomic scaffold, AALO_Geno_1.1 AALO_1.0_unplaced_398, whole genome shotgun sequence, the genomic stretch CTCTGGCGAAGATTCTGGACGCTTTGGAGTTCATTTCTGGGCGAACTGGGAGTCTTGAAAAGGCGAATGATTTTGTCCAGTCTTGGGGTGACGGAGGTGCTGGCCTGGCTATCCTCCGGGTAGTCATGCTCTGTGTCCCTGCCCCTCTGTGACCCGGCGGTGGATGGCGGTCTTTGGGGAGACTTGCGCGCCCGAGGCTGGAAGCTGGTGCCAAAGCGAGACCCGAACCCGCCAGACTTCGGTGACCTTGGCGCGAGAGGCGGGCGGGCTGGCCTGAGGGGGGCATTGTCAGGCGCTTTGTCAGCCTCAACCTTCTTGCACAAGCTGTCCACACTTTGACTCAGCACATTCAAGGTTTCTCTCAGAGCGGCAACGTCGCTCGCAATGTCTGTGTGTTCGGCCTGCGCCCGTTCGTCTATCGCCGCCTTTTTGGCACGCTGCATGAGCTCAGAGAGCCGGGTCCCACCTTTCCCGTGCACGCTCACCAGGTGTTTGTCCAGACGGACGAGCAGCTTGTGACGGCTGGCGCATCCCGCCAGGGGGCAGCGGAGCTTCCCCCCAAACCTCAGGGGGGTTAGTGTGCCTTCGTCGTCCGACGATGTCCCGGCAGCTTCTGGCGTCAGCGGACTGTGTCTGTAGTTTCTAGCCTCCTGTGAGATGTGAAAAGCGGTCACAGTGTTAGAAGCGcctgggcgcacacacacacacacccacttggAATAAACATGGACCTCTCAGCGACATGCTCTCACCTTCATGACGGACACTTGGATCAAGAAAGCTTCCATGTTTCAGCCAAACATTTATAGGCCACATCATTGGTTAATTGCCGCTGATTAGGGTTAGGGGcgaacacttacacacacatggatgtttCCGGGAAGGCcagctcaaacacacaacactgcatCCCTGAGGTGTGGAGTAGGTATCCCACTGCATCATCACAGGCCTTTATTTAAACCAAATAAGCCACAAAAGGTTCAAATTCCTGCCCAGAAAGGCCTCTGTAAGATGGGCTTGAACAAGGCCTGAAATGGGGTGAACAAACATTACccgggctcacacacacacagagagaggggagaggtgtACATGTGCTAtcgagctcacacacacacacactggggtgagAGGCGGAGAGGTGTACATGTGCTAcccgagctcacacacacacacactggggtgagAGAGGCGGAGAGGTGTACATGtgctacccacacacacactggggtgagGAGGGCGGAGAGGTGTACATGTGctaggctcacacacacacacactggggtgagAGAGGCGGAGAGGTGTACATGTGCTAcccgagctcacacacacacacacacacacacgcactgggGTGAGAGAGGCGGAGAGGTGTACATGTGCTAtccgagctcacacacacacacactggggagaGAGGCGGAGAGGTGTACATGTGCTAcccgagctcacacacacacacactggggtgagAGAGGCGGAGAGGTGTACATGTGCTAcccgagctcacacacacacacacacacacacactggggtgagAGAGGCGGAGAGGTGTACATGTGCTAtccgagctcacacacacacacactggggtgagAGAGGCGGAGAGGTGTACATGTGCTAcccgagctcacacacacacacactggggtgagAGAGGCGGAGAGGTGGAGCCAGGCAGGcggcccgacacacacacacacacacacacacacacacacactcaatgtgGCTACCCCAGTACCCTACACAGGGAACGAGCACCACCTACCCAGGGAACGAGCACCCTAACCCCGCAACAAACTGTGCAAAAATACCCCACCGGGGACTGACACCCCCCCTACAGaaaaccaggcttaagcactgGTGCACTGGTGCACTGTTCCCCACTTAAACTAACCTCTCAAGGGATAACTCCTTCAGCACAGCCCTTCAAAAACTCAAACCCATGGTCTACCTGTGGACTTAGAAAATTTCAGCGATGAGCTGGACTTAGAAAATTTCAGCGATGAAAAACGGGAGCTCCACACCTCACACCACCTACCCAGGGAACGAGCACCCTAACCCCGCAACACACAACACCAAACACCCCCCCTAGagaaccaggcttaagcactgGTGCACTGGTGCACTGTTCCCCACTTAAACTAACCTCTCAGGGATAACTCCTTCAGCACGGCCCTTCAAAAACTCAAACCCATGGTCTACCTGTGGACTTAGAAAATTTCAGCGATGAGCTGGACTTAGAAAATTTCAGCTTAATTTAAACTCAAACCCATGGTCTACCTGTGGACTTAGAAAATTTCAGCGATGAGCTGGACTTAGAAAAATTTCAGCGATTAAAAAAGGGGAGCTCCAGCACAGGGCCCCCACACCTCACGCTACCTGCCCAGGGAGCGAGCACCCTAAGCCAGCTCGGACACCGGCGCACACCCCCCCTAGagaaccaggcttaagcactgGTGCACTGGTGCACTGTTCCCCACTTAAACTAAC encodes the following:
- the LOC125290325 gene encoding uncharacterized protein LOC125290325, whose translation is MEAFLIQVSVMKEARNYRHSPLTPEAAGTSSDDEGTLTPLRFGGKLRCPLAGCASRHKLLVRLDKHLVSVHGKGGTRLSELMQRAKKAAIDERAQAEHTDIASDVAALRETLNVLSQSVDSLCKKVEADKAPDNAPLRPARPPLAPRSPKSGGFGSRFGTSFQPRARKSPQRPPSTAGSQRGRDTEHDYPEDSQASTSVTPRLDKIIRLFKTPSSPRNELQSVQNLRQRSAYVRKFLLHMAGDRVMLTALWYS